The Drosophila nasuta strain 15112-1781.00 chromosome 2L, ASM2355853v1, whole genome shotgun sequence genome window below encodes:
- the LOC132794081 gene encoding uncharacterized transmembrane protein DDB_G0289901-like isoform X1 has product MKSILVLALCLGVACADFHNRQKRDDFHSRHYAAHQEAIDTARRNAYGSSGYGASGSNSFGAGGTAELSLGGGVGGSSLGNLESSYDSVGAVEGVENSGSSLGGGSAFGSNNAASFGAGSGFGASNQAAFGANNAASFGSNSAFSSNSAFQTSHSANFNAASSHNVGSNVEFADANNAGTEVNFGGANTNTVNSESLLASNVQAPVALTLPSSSGNNVEYLHHERVVSSAPQQIVYTVPGGSQQYVQHVERVVEQKQPSVQYVQVAQPSGTSESYYQRKVTTTSSTPQIVQQPSARYTYGSNTGSSFGSNAASTFGSNAASTFGTNSAFKVNQGFGTNFGSNFGQRSGAQTQWTSGQNAGVNFGSGSSQLHQLINQAQLTARQQAASGSSHSSGAGLASANQLQVGGSNGFNSNYGFNSGSSLNSASSLNSASSLNSASSLNAASGLNSGASGSLLSGSLLSGSLLGGASLNSQNNLGLNAGQQLSGSGNFGGAGGAGSGYQTKQWEKQSKWSSQSEFGSDGHVKNYKDLATGESENYNVNGKQFGYNAATASVDDNGRTSTYSVHS; this is encoded by the exons atgaaatcaatattGGTGTTGGCTCTATGCCTGGGTGTCGCCTGCGCAG ATTTTCACAACAG ACAGAAACGTGATGATTTTCATAGTCG CCACTACGCTGCCCATCAGGAGGCAATCGATACTGCCCGCCGCAATGCTTACGGCTCCAGTGGCTATGGAGCTAGTGGCTCGAACAGCTTTGGAGCTGGCGGTACCGCTGAGCTGTCGCTTGGCGGCGGCGTTGGTGGCTCGTCGCTAGGCAACTTGGAGAGCTCCTACGATTCCGTGGGTGCCGTTGAGGGAGTGGagaacagcggcagcagcttgGGCGGTGGTTCTGCGTTTGGATCCAACAATGCTGCCTCATTTGGTGCCGGCTCTGGATTCGGTGCTAGCAATCAGGCTGCCTTTGGTGCCAACAACGCGGCTTCGTTTGGTTCCAACAGCGCCTTCTCCTCCAACTCTGCCTTCCAGACCAGCCACAGTGCCAACTTCAATGCAGCCAGCTCGCACAACGTGGGCAGCAACGTAGAGTTCGCTGACGCCAACAATGCCGGCACTGAGGTCAACTTCGGAGGGGCCAATACCAACACTGTCAACTCGGAGTCGCTGCTCGCCAGCAATGTGCAGGCACCGGTGGCCCTCACTTTGCCCTCGTCCAGCGGCAACAATGTGGAGTACTTGCACCACGAGCGCGTTGTCTCCAGTGCACCCCAACAGATTGTGTACACCGTGCCCGGTGGCTCGCAGCAGTACGTGCAACATGTGGAGCGCGTTGTCGAGCAGAAGCAGCCCTCGGTGCAGTACGTTCAGGTGGCACAGCCTTCCGGCACCTCTGAGAGTTACTATCAGCGCAAGGTCACAACCACCTCATCGACTCCCCAGATCGTCCAGCAGCCCTCGGCCAGGTACACCTATGGCTCCAACACTGGCTCCAGCTTTGGTTCCAATGCTGCCTCCACCTTTGGCTCCAATGCTGCCTCCACTTTTGGCACCAACTCTGCCTTCAAAGTCAACCAAGGCTTCGGCACCAACTTTGGCAGCAACTTCGGTCAGCGCTCAGGTGCTCAGACCCAGTGGACTTCAGGTCAAAATGCTGGTGTCAACTTTGGCAGCGGAAGCTCTCAGCTGCATCAGTTGATCAACCAGGCTCAACTGACAGCCAGGCAACAGGCTGCAAGTGGCAGTTCCCATAGCAGTGGAGCCGGTCTAGCCAGCGCCAACCAGCTGCAGGTTGGTGGCTCCAACGGCTTCAACTCTAACTACGGCTTCAACTCGGGCAGCTCCCTGAACTCCGCCAGCTCTTTGAACTCCGCCAGCTCCTTGAACTCCGCCAGCTCTCTGAATGCCGCCAGTGGTCTTAATTCGGGCGCCAGTGGCTCTCTTTTGAGCGGTTCTTTGCTCAGCGGCTCCCTGCTGGGTGGTGCCTCCCTCAACAGCCAGAACAATTTGGGTCTCAATGCGGGACAGCAACTGTCCGGCTCCGGCAACTTTGGCGGCGCCGGCGGTGCCGGCAGCGGCTACCAGACCAAGCAGTGGGAGAAGCAATCCAAGTGGTCTTCCCAGTCTGAG TTTGGCTCCGATGGCCATGTGAAGAACTACAAGGATCTGGCCACTGGCGAGAGCGAGAACTACAACGTCAACGGCAAACAGTTCGGATACAACGCAGCCACCGCGTCCGTCGATGACAACGGTAGGACGAGCACCTACAGTGTGCACTCGTAA
- the LOC132794081 gene encoding uncharacterized protein LOC132794081 isoform X2, whose amino-acid sequence MKSILVLALCLGVACADFHNSHYAAHQEAIDTARRNAYGSSGYGASGSNSFGAGGTAELSLGGGVGGSSLGNLESSYDSVGAVEGVENSGSSLGGGSAFGSNNAASFGAGSGFGASNQAAFGANNAASFGSNSAFSSNSAFQTSHSANFNAASSHNVGSNVEFADANNAGTEVNFGGANTNTVNSESLLASNVQAPVALTLPSSSGNNVEYLHHERVVSSAPQQIVYTVPGGSQQYVQHVERVVEQKQPSVQYVQVAQPSGTSESYYQRKVTTTSSTPQIVQQPSARYTYGSNTGSSFGSNAASTFGSNAASTFGTNSAFKVNQGFGTNFGSNFGQRSGAQTQWTSGQNAGVNFGSGSSQLHQLINQAQLTARQQAASGSSHSSGAGLASANQLQVGGSNGFNSNYGFNSGSSLNSASSLNSASSLNSASSLNAASGLNSGASGSLLSGSLLSGSLLGGASLNSQNNLGLNAGQQLSGSGNFGGAGGAGSGYQTKQWEKQSKWSSQSEFGSDGHVKNYKDLATGESENYNVNGKQFGYNAATASVDDNGRTSTYSVHS is encoded by the exons atgaaatcaatattGGTGTTGGCTCTATGCCTGGGTGTCGCCTGCGCAG ATTTTCACAACAG CCACTACGCTGCCCATCAGGAGGCAATCGATACTGCCCGCCGCAATGCTTACGGCTCCAGTGGCTATGGAGCTAGTGGCTCGAACAGCTTTGGAGCTGGCGGTACCGCTGAGCTGTCGCTTGGCGGCGGCGTTGGTGGCTCGTCGCTAGGCAACTTGGAGAGCTCCTACGATTCCGTGGGTGCCGTTGAGGGAGTGGagaacagcggcagcagcttgGGCGGTGGTTCTGCGTTTGGATCCAACAATGCTGCCTCATTTGGTGCCGGCTCTGGATTCGGTGCTAGCAATCAGGCTGCCTTTGGTGCCAACAACGCGGCTTCGTTTGGTTCCAACAGCGCCTTCTCCTCCAACTCTGCCTTCCAGACCAGCCACAGTGCCAACTTCAATGCAGCCAGCTCGCACAACGTGGGCAGCAACGTAGAGTTCGCTGACGCCAACAATGCCGGCACTGAGGTCAACTTCGGAGGGGCCAATACCAACACTGTCAACTCGGAGTCGCTGCTCGCCAGCAATGTGCAGGCACCGGTGGCCCTCACTTTGCCCTCGTCCAGCGGCAACAATGTGGAGTACTTGCACCACGAGCGCGTTGTCTCCAGTGCACCCCAACAGATTGTGTACACCGTGCCCGGTGGCTCGCAGCAGTACGTGCAACATGTGGAGCGCGTTGTCGAGCAGAAGCAGCCCTCGGTGCAGTACGTTCAGGTGGCACAGCCTTCCGGCACCTCTGAGAGTTACTATCAGCGCAAGGTCACAACCACCTCATCGACTCCCCAGATCGTCCAGCAGCCCTCGGCCAGGTACACCTATGGCTCCAACACTGGCTCCAGCTTTGGTTCCAATGCTGCCTCCACCTTTGGCTCCAATGCTGCCTCCACTTTTGGCACCAACTCTGCCTTCAAAGTCAACCAAGGCTTCGGCACCAACTTTGGCAGCAACTTCGGTCAGCGCTCAGGTGCTCAGACCCAGTGGACTTCAGGTCAAAATGCTGGTGTCAACTTTGGCAGCGGAAGCTCTCAGCTGCATCAGTTGATCAACCAGGCTCAACTGACAGCCAGGCAACAGGCTGCAAGTGGCAGTTCCCATAGCAGTGGAGCCGGTCTAGCCAGCGCCAACCAGCTGCAGGTTGGTGGCTCCAACGGCTTCAACTCTAACTACGGCTTCAACTCGGGCAGCTCCCTGAACTCCGCCAGCTCTTTGAACTCCGCCAGCTCCTTGAACTCCGCCAGCTCTCTGAATGCCGCCAGTGGTCTTAATTCGGGCGCCAGTGGCTCTCTTTTGAGCGGTTCTTTGCTCAGCGGCTCCCTGCTGGGTGGTGCCTCCCTCAACAGCCAGAACAATTTGGGTCTCAATGCGGGACAGCAACTGTCCGGCTCCGGCAACTTTGGCGGCGCCGGCGGTGCCGGCAGCGGCTACCAGACCAAGCAGTGGGAGAAGCAATCCAAGTGGTCTTCCCAGTCTGAG TTTGGCTCCGATGGCCATGTGAAGAACTACAAGGATCTGGCCACTGGCGAGAGCGAGAACTACAACGTCAACGGCAAACAGTTCGGATACAACGCAGCCACCGCGTCCGTCGATGACAACGGTAGGACGAGCACCTACAGTGTGCACTCGTAA